The Streptomyces sp. Je 1-332 genome has a window encoding:
- a CDS encoding FKBP-type peptidyl-prolyl cis-trans isomerase, with protein sequence MSELTKPEVDLPEGDAPAELTVRDLVVGDGLEAKPGRVVRVHYVGVTFASGKEFDASWDRGQPFKFAVGGGKAIKGWDRGVRGMKVGGRREIIVPPRLGYGNQSPSPLIPAGSTLVFVVDLLSVAV encoded by the coding sequence ATGAGTGAACTGACGAAGCCCGAGGTCGATCTTCCGGAGGGTGATGCTCCCGCCGAACTGACAGTCCGCGACCTTGTCGTGGGGGACGGGCTCGAGGCGAAGCCGGGCAGGGTCGTCCGGGTTCACTACGTCGGGGTCACCTTCGCGTCCGGAAAGGAATTCGACGCTTCCTGGGACCGGGGCCAGCCGTTCAAGTTCGCCGTGGGTGGCGGCAAGGCCATCAAGGGGTGGGACCGCGGGGTCAGGGGGATGAAGGTCGGCGGCCGACGCGAGATCATCGTTCCCCCGCGCCTCGGCTACGGCAACCAGTCACCCTCGCCGTTGATCCCGGCGGGCTCGACACTCGTCTTCGTGGTGGATCTGCTCTCCGTCGCCGTTTGA
- a CDS encoding pyridoxal-phosphate dependent enzyme — MTEKTRLDTARIRAARRVIDPIFLDTPLYRCEALEPDLGCTVSIKLETANPVRSFKARGTELVASLLADDASPAVVCASAGNLGQALAWSGRGRGLDVTVVASRFATVAKLDRIRALGARLELVDGDHELARERAAAIARQDGIRLVEDSLDIETCEGAATIGLELVDTAPSFDTVLIALGGGALATGVGHVIKALAPEVEVMCVQPLGAPAMTRSWHQRRVVTTDLTDTIADGVAGRRPIPAVLDDLLLVVDDAVVVQEASIIAGMRLLLDHAGLVVEPSAALGIAAVLEDRDRFAGRHVVTIVCGSNVDVDAYHRWVGGARVDRF; from the coding sequence GTGACGGAGAAGACGCGCCTTGATACCGCTCGGATCCGGGCGGCTCGCCGGGTGATCGACCCGATTTTTCTCGATACTCCGCTGTACCGCTGCGAGGCGCTGGAACCCGACCTCGGGTGCACGGTGAGCATCAAGCTCGAGACGGCGAACCCGGTCCGCAGCTTCAAGGCACGCGGCACCGAGTTGGTCGCGAGCCTGCTGGCCGACGATGCCTCGCCGGCCGTGGTGTGCGCCAGCGCGGGCAATCTCGGCCAGGCCCTCGCTTGGTCCGGTCGCGGCCGGGGGCTCGACGTGACCGTCGTGGCATCCCGCTTCGCGACGGTGGCCAAGCTCGATCGCATCCGCGCGTTGGGCGCAAGGCTGGAGCTGGTGGACGGCGACCACGAGCTGGCCCGCGAGCGGGCCGCGGCCATCGCGCGGCAAGACGGCATCCGGCTGGTCGAAGACAGCCTCGACATCGAGACCTGCGAGGGAGCGGCGACCATCGGCCTGGAACTGGTCGACACCGCGCCGTCGTTCGACACCGTCCTGATCGCACTCGGCGGCGGAGCGCTGGCCACCGGCGTGGGGCATGTGATCAAGGCCTTGGCACCGGAAGTCGAGGTGATGTGTGTCCAGCCGCTGGGCGCACCGGCGATGACGCGCTCGTGGCACCAACGACGTGTTGTCACCACCGACTTGACCGACACCATCGCTGACGGCGTCGCAGGCCGACGACCCATCCCGGCAGTCCTGGACGACCTCCTGCTGGTCGTTGACGACGCCGTCGTGGTCCAGGAGGCGTCGATCATCGCCGGTATGCGGCTGCTCCTCGACCACGCCGGACTCGTCGTCGAACCGTCGGCCGCCCTCGGCATCGCAGCGGTCCTCGAAGACCGTGACCGCTTCGCCGGCCGACACGTCGTCACCATCGTGTGCGGCAGCAACGTCGACGTGGACGCCTATCACCGCTGGGTCGGTGGGGCTCGCGTCGACAGGTTCTGA
- a CDS encoding FAD-dependent oxidoreductase: MSAVVVVGAGIIGSSVAYHLARRGVPVTLLEQGPAPATGVTGDSFAWIGGSGGHWPGGARDLREYVRADYRRLEDELPDVALRWTGSLSWADAPAPDPLPRPGQFRIGRSDIAALEPNLRHPPRQAIHTPSDAGVDPTALTHALITAAKAHGATVLYETAVTSLPVTNGRVEGVLTSSGLHSAAIVVLAAGTNVPTLCEPLAADLAIAASPATLARVAAPSGLVKTIVARPDFEVREVRDGELLLVVPHVEGSAAALAQAAQDALQHLKTAFQGSDQCHLLGYRTARRPMPAHGPVIGYATHDRSVYVAVMHSAITLAPTVGRLIADELVTGRPVSELKRCRPRGH, from the coding sequence ATGTCAGCCGTTGTTGTCGTCGGTGCGGGAATCATCGGCTCCTCGGTCGCCTACCACCTGGCCCGTCGGGGCGTCCCGGTCACCCTGCTCGAGCAGGGGCCGGCACCGGCCACGGGGGTCACCGGAGACTCCTTCGCCTGGATCGGCGGCTCGGGAGGCCACTGGCCCGGCGGGGCGCGAGACCTCCGCGAGTACGTCCGGGCGGACTACCGACGCCTGGAGGACGAACTGCCCGACGTTGCCCTGCGCTGGACCGGCTCGCTGTCCTGGGCCGACGCACCGGCGCCTGACCCACTGCCGAGGCCGGGCCAGTTCCGTATCGGACGAAGTGACATCGCAGCCCTGGAGCCCAACCTTCGACACCCACCCCGCCAGGCCATCCACACCCCGAGCGACGCAGGCGTCGACCCGACGGCCCTGACCCACGCACTCATCACAGCCGCCAAGGCGCACGGAGCAACCGTTCTCTACGAAACCGCGGTCACCTCTTTGCCGGTGACCAACGGACGCGTCGAGGGGGTACTGACCTCGTCCGGACTCCACTCCGCCGCAATCGTCGTACTCGCTGCCGGAACCAACGTACCCACGCTCTGCGAGCCGCTGGCGGCCGACCTGGCCATCGCCGCTTCTCCTGCCACCCTCGCGCGGGTCGCAGCACCGTCCGGCCTGGTCAAGACCATTGTGGCCAGACCGGATTTCGAGGTCCGCGAGGTACGGGACGGGGAGCTCTTGCTGGTCGTACCGCACGTCGAAGGCTCAGCAGCAGCGTTGGCGCAGGCCGCCCAGGACGCGCTGCAGCACCTGAAGACGGCCTTCCAGGGCAGCGACCAGTGTCATCTGCTGGGCTACCGCACCGCCAGGCGCCCCATGCCCGCTCACGGTCCCGTCATCGGATACGCGACACACGATCGGTCCGTCTACGTCGCCGTCATGCACTCCGCCATCACATTGGCGCCCACCGTCGGACGCCTCATCGCAGACGAACTCGTGACCGGCAGGCCCGTATCCGAGCTGAAGCGGTGCCGCCCGCGCGGCCACTGA
- a CDS encoding Clp protease N-terminal domain-containing protein — protein sequence MTLPDLDDLIAEVDRRCDTAHRPGGQDQPDWLALLTVAAQLAGQLQALADDLVEDYVEHCRMHGNSWTDIGTALGVTRQAVQQRFHAPHKRYTPEAMTDDLRETMVHVKQAAVHHRNNYIGTEHLLWGLTAQDNSAARLLRTADVSPEAVHRAVGTRLSMGASQAAERIAWTPYSRKAIDIAEARSEQKGCDRIDCDDLLIGLAQVGRGVAADVLAEAGFAPAALDTAPADA from the coding sequence ATGACTCTTCCAGACCTGGACGATCTCATCGCGGAAGTCGACCGAAGGTGCGACACCGCGCACCGCCCCGGCGGACAAGACCAGCCCGACTGGCTCGCCTTGCTCACCGTCGCGGCCCAACTCGCGGGCCAGCTACAGGCCCTGGCAGACGACCTGGTCGAGGACTACGTCGAACACTGCCGGATGCACGGCAACTCATGGACCGACATCGGCACCGCCCTGGGCGTAACCCGGCAGGCGGTCCAGCAACGCTTCCACGCCCCGCACAAGCGTTACACCCCCGAGGCCATGACCGACGACCTCCGCGAGACGATGGTCCACGTCAAGCAGGCGGCGGTGCACCACCGCAACAACTACATCGGCACCGAGCACCTGCTCTGGGGGCTGACCGCGCAGGACAACAGCGCCGCCCGACTCCTGCGGACGGCCGACGTCTCACCGGAGGCGGTCCACCGGGCAGTCGGGACGCGGCTGAGCATGGGGGCGTCCCAGGCAGCCGAACGGATCGCCTGGACTCCGTACTCCCGCAAGGCCATTGACATCGCGGAGGCGCGATCCGAGCAGAAGGGTTGCGACCGCATCGACTGCGACGACCTGCTGATCGGCCTCGCCCAAGTCGGTCGCGGAGTCGCCGCCGACGTCCTCGCCGAGGCCGGCTTCGCCCCGGCTGCCCTCGACACCGCACCTGCGGACGCCTGA
- a CDS encoding phosphoesterase, whose amino-acid sequence MNLVVNGDAESGAGGTADPVSKVHGWKVTQGAPALIAYSLGGGYPTASDPGPASRGSRFYSGGNSPRTVLVQDIDLPRSGPTGRGAVDGGKVRYTLAGWLGGFAAQEDGARLSVEFRDAKGTPVALSVLGPVGASDRQGKTGLLERTAEAAVPPTARSARVLLVFTRSGGGTSNDGYADALSLTLTATGERR is encoded by the coding sequence GTGAATCTCGTCGTCAACGGCGACGCGGAGAGCGGGGCCGGCGGCACCGCCGACCCCGTATCGAAGGTCCACGGCTGGAAAGTAACTCAGGGAGCCCCGGCGCTCATCGCCTACAGTCTCGGCGGTGGTTACCCGACCGCGTCGGACCCCGGCCCGGCCAGCCGCGGCAGCCGCTTCTACTCGGGCGGCAACAGCCCGCGCACCGTATTGGTGCAGGACATCGATCTGCCGAGGAGCGGCCCCACCGGACGCGGCGCCGTCGACGGGGGCAAGGTCCGCTACACGCTGGCCGGCTGGCTCGGCGGCTTCGCAGCACAGGAGGACGGTGCGCGCCTGTCCGTGGAGTTCCGCGATGCCAAGGGCACGCCTGTCGCCCTCAGTGTCCTGGGACCTGTCGGCGCGTCCGACCGGCAGGGCAAGACCGGGCTCCTAGAGCGCACGGCCGAAGCCGCCGTGCCGCCCACCGCTCGCTCGGCGCGGGTCCTGCTCGTCTTCACGCGCAGCGGCGGCGGCACCTCCAACGACGGTTATGCGGACGCCCTTTCCCTCACCCTCACCGCCACCGGAGAACGCCGATGA
- a CDS encoding alkaline phosphatase D family protein → MTVNRRDLLKSAAAAGALSLAWPLAPGLSPAQAREAAENLGAEYDRAPFTLGVASGDPQPHSVVLWTRLAPEPLAAEQKLPEVVEVEWVLAKDARLRHVVARGTAPASATLGHSVHVPVSGLTPGRHYWYAFKALGRTSRVGRTKTAPLGRVSKVTFAAANCQAFHDGFYAAHRGIARENLDFVVHLGDYIYEHGQVGGVPEEHVRDHDGPEILTLADYRKRHALYKGDKSLREAHAAHPWFLTWDDHEVFNDYSGTGGGAPFMRRRAAAYQAWFEHMPHRDSFGGSALPDPEIHRVRRWGDLLELAVLDLRSYRSAQNLQDGTILGAEQKTWLKKTVDRAPDAWHVWANSIMLSQLRGRPGGSYMFTDQWDGFLAEREEVLGHVHQSGLEDLIVITGDWHSAFVDDIRTDFDEPQSPLIGTEFTAHSVTSGAYSADWNATNGPLMGQANPHLKYFEGNRYGYDVYEVTPQRFSAHMRVIDDRRDPRSPVSTLTTFHVDRGKSGSYEDDATKNSPAQYRRD, encoded by the coding sequence ATGACCGTCAACCGCCGTGACCTGCTCAAGTCCGCCGCGGCGGCCGGCGCTCTCAGCCTGGCCTGGCCGCTCGCCCCGGGGCTCAGCCCGGCGCAGGCCCGCGAGGCCGCCGAGAACCTCGGTGCCGAGTACGACCGCGCGCCCTTCACGCTCGGCGTCGCCTCCGGTGATCCGCAGCCGCACTCCGTGGTCCTTTGGACCAGACTCGCGCCCGAACCGCTCGCCGCCGAGCAGAAACTTCCCGAGGTCGTCGAGGTCGAGTGGGTCCTCGCCAAGGACGCCCGGCTGCGCCACGTCGTCGCCCGGGGCACGGCCCCCGCCTCGGCGACGCTCGGCCACAGCGTGCACGTCCCGGTGAGCGGCCTGACCCCCGGCCGCCACTACTGGTACGCGTTCAAGGCGCTCGGTAGGACATCCCGCGTGGGGCGGACGAAGACGGCGCCGCTCGGCCGCGTCTCCAAGGTCACCTTCGCGGCCGCCAACTGCCAGGCGTTCCACGACGGTTTCTACGCCGCCCATCGCGGCATAGCCCGCGAGAACCTCGACTTCGTCGTCCATCTCGGCGACTACATCTACGAGCACGGCCAGGTCGGCGGCGTACCCGAGGAGCACGTACGCGATCACGACGGCCCGGAGATCCTCACCCTCGCCGACTACCGCAAACGACACGCTCTCTACAAGGGCGACAAGTCACTGCGCGAGGCGCACGCCGCCCACCCGTGGTTCTTGACCTGGGACGACCACGAGGTCTTCAACGACTACAGCGGTACCGGGGGCGGCGCGCCGTTCATGCGGCGCCGCGCGGCCGCGTACCAGGCGTGGTTCGAGCACATGCCGCACCGTGACTCCTTCGGCGGCTCGGCGCTGCCCGACCCCGAGATCCACCGGGTGCGGCGCTGGGGCGATCTGCTGGAGCTGGCCGTCCTCGACCTGCGCTCGTACCGCTCGGCGCAGAACCTGCAGGACGGCACCATCCTGGGCGCCGAGCAGAAGACGTGGCTGAAGAAGACCGTGGACCGTGCCCCCGACGCCTGGCACGTATGGGCCAACTCGATCATGCTGAGCCAGCTGAGGGGTCGCCCTGGCGGCTCGTACATGTTCACCGACCAGTGGGACGGTTTCCTCGCCGAACGCGAGGAAGTTCTGGGGCATGTGCACCAGAGCGGTCTGGAGGACCTGATCGTCATCACCGGTGACTGGCACTCCGCGTTCGTCGACGACATCCGCACCGACTTCGACGAGCCGCAATCCCCCCTGATCGGCACGGAGTTCACCGCTCACTCGGTGACCTCCGGCGCGTACTCGGCCGACTGGAACGCCACCAACGGGCCGTTGATGGGCCAGGCCAATCCGCACCTGAAGTACTTCGAGGGCAATCGGTACGGTTACGACGTGTACGAGGTGACGCCGCAGCGGTTCAGCGCACACATGCGCGTCATCGACGACCGCCGCGACCCGCGCTCTCCCGTCAGTACGCTGACGACATTCCACGTGGACCGGGGCAAGAGCGGATCCTACGAGGACGACGCCACGAAGAACTCGCCCGCGCAGTACCGACGGGACTGA
- a CDS encoding NAD(P)-dependent alcohol dehydrogenase: MKAIAQDSYGIADGLEVRDIARPVPRDDEVLVQVRAAGVDPSILHLMTGKPYIARLALGLRKPRNPVRGWDLAGVVESVGAKVTRFEPGQEIFGVGDGSLAQYACAKADKLAPKPANFTFEQAAVLPVSGVTAYQALSGKARPKPGQKVLVIGASGGVGTYAMQIAVSCEADVTAVCGPGKADFVRALGASDVIDYASGEITDAKQLFDIILDAAGNRPLSLLRRVLAPKGVLVMAGGEGGGDWIGGMGRQLGGYALSPFLGQTLHSLVARVRHKDLMTLRNLAEAGTIAPVIDRTYPLVEAAAAIKHLQAGHPRGKIVVAV; this comes from the coding sequence ATGAAGGCCATCGCACAGGACTCCTACGGCATTGCCGACGGCCTGGAAGTACGCGACATCGCCCGACCCGTGCCCCGGGACGATGAAGTGCTGGTCCAGGTGCGTGCCGCCGGGGTGGACCCGAGCATCCTGCACCTCATGACAGGCAAGCCCTACATCGCCCGCCTGGCCTTGGGGCTGCGCAAGCCCAGGAATCCGGTTCGCGGCTGGGACCTCGCAGGAGTCGTCGAGTCGGTCGGTGCGAAGGTGACACGTTTCGAGCCGGGACAGGAGATCTTCGGGGTCGGCGACGGCTCCTTGGCCCAGTACGCCTGCGCCAAGGCCGACAAACTCGCTCCCAAGCCCGCCAACTTCACGTTCGAGCAAGCCGCGGTTCTCCCCGTCTCAGGTGTCACCGCCTACCAGGCCCTCAGTGGCAAGGCACGCCCGAAACCAGGGCAGAAGGTCCTTGTCATCGGCGCATCCGGAGGCGTCGGGACCTATGCCATGCAGATCGCCGTCTCCTGCGAGGCCGACGTCACTGCTGTCTGCGGCCCTGGCAAGGCGGACTTCGTGCGAGCCCTGGGCGCCAGTGATGTCATCGACTACGCCAGCGGGGAAATCACCGACGCCAAGCAGCTGTTCGACATCATCCTCGACGCCGCCGGCAACCGCCCGCTGTCGCTGCTGCGCCGGGTACTGGCCCCCAAAGGCGTCCTGGTGATGGCCGGGGGCGAAGGCGGCGGCGACTGGATCGGCGGCATGGGCCGCCAGCTCGGCGGATACGCGCTCTCACCGTTCCTCGGGCAGACCCTGCACAGCCTCGTCGCCAGGGTGCGCCACAAGGACCTGATGACCCTCAGGAATCTCGCCGAGGCCGGCACCATCGCACCGGTCATCGACCGCACCTACCCGCTCGTCGAAGCCGCCGCCGCGATCAAGCACCTGCAGGCGGGCCACCCCCGGGGCAAGATCGTCGTGGCCGTGTGA
- a CDS encoding FG-GAP and VCBS repeat-containing protein, with the protein MRVRTLAATAVVAALTATGLTLPLAGSAAAATTARFDFNGDGYTDIAVGMPNATVDGKAKAGYVSVIYGGPQSPSQSTGVISQAGAGIPGTPEAGDRFGSSVAPVDVNGDGVFELVVGASGESLTSEQFRDEGTITVLDGSGNVKGTTVARGGGEFSSIGDTIATGDYDGDGDTDLAYGEKGEESGALRFRPGPLTADPVTTTTLRSYSMGGRTHALATGDFDGDGRDDLATTWKAMEDSGTFITRWDDQAEPAQWWADGDRGSALAAADFDRDGTDDLAVGLVQPNPESETTHCEDRVGGAVLLLKGSKTADFGTENECITQSAPDVGGTAEDGDDFGAALSAGDLNGDSRPELVVGVPGEDVGAVKDAGGYVTLNGTEHGPQGGLARSQSTPNMPGTAEAGDRFGARVAVGDYNRDGLWDTAVSAPGENAGEPRSGGVWFAPSSTEETYPVGKSLTPFGFALPHGAIKYGEVMGS; encoded by the coding sequence GTGCGTGTACGAACCCTGGCCGCCACCGCCGTCGTAGCGGCACTCACCGCCACCGGTCTGACCCTGCCGCTCGCCGGGAGCGCCGCGGCTGCGACGACTGCGCGGTTCGACTTCAACGGCGACGGATACACGGACATCGCCGTCGGCATGCCCAACGCCACGGTGGACGGCAAGGCCAAGGCCGGTTACGTCAGCGTGATCTACGGTGGCCCGCAGAGCCCGAGCCAGTCCACCGGCGTCATCAGCCAGGCCGGGGCCGGCATCCCCGGCACACCCGAGGCAGGCGACCGCTTCGGCTCCTCCGTGGCGCCCGTCGACGTCAACGGCGACGGCGTCTTCGAGCTCGTCGTCGGGGCGAGCGGCGAGTCGCTCACCTCGGAACAGTTCAGGGACGAGGGCACCATCACCGTCCTGGACGGCTCGGGGAACGTCAAGGGCACCACCGTGGCCAGAGGCGGGGGCGAGTTCAGCAGCATCGGCGACACCATCGCCACGGGTGACTACGACGGTGACGGCGACACCGACCTCGCGTACGGCGAGAAGGGCGAGGAGAGCGGCGCGCTCCGGTTCAGGCCGGGCCCGCTCACCGCCGACCCGGTGACCACGACCACCCTGCGCAGTTACAGCATGGGCGGCCGCACCCACGCCCTGGCCACCGGCGACTTCGACGGCGACGGCCGGGACGACCTGGCCACCACCTGGAAGGCCATGGAGGACTCCGGCACCTTCATCACGCGCTGGGACGACCAGGCCGAGCCCGCCCAGTGGTGGGCCGACGGTGACCGCGGCAGCGCGCTCGCCGCCGCCGACTTCGACCGGGACGGCACCGACGACCTGGCGGTCGGCCTGGTACAGCCCAACCCCGAGTCGGAGACCACCCACTGCGAGGACCGCGTCGGCGGCGCGGTGCTCCTGCTCAAGGGTTCGAAGACCGCGGACTTCGGCACCGAGAACGAGTGCATCACGCAGTCCGCCCCGGATGTCGGCGGCACCGCGGAGGACGGCGACGACTTCGGCGCCGCGCTGTCCGCAGGCGACCTGAACGGCGACAGCCGTCCGGAGCTGGTGGTCGGCGTACCCGGCGAGGACGTGGGCGCCGTGAAGGACGCGGGCGGATACGTCACCTTGAACGGCACGGAGCACGGCCCCCAGGGCGGCCTGGCCCGCAGCCAGAGCACCCCGAACATGCCCGGCACCGCCGAGGCGGGCGACCGCTTCGGCGCCCGGGTGGCCGTCGGCGACTACAACCGCGACGGACTGTGGGACACCGCGGTCAGCGCACCCGGGGAGAACGCCGGCGAGCCCAGGTCGGGCGGCGTCTGGTTCGCGCCGAGCAGCACCGAGGAGACGTACCCGGTGGGCAAGTCACTGACCCCGTTCGGCTTCGCGCTGCCCCACGGGGCCATCAAGTACGGCGAGGTAATGGGGTCTTGA
- a CDS encoding methyltransferase domain-containing protein: protein MTTRPVDRPADLDVVRESYDQVADTYVHLLATTGMGDIRRHPWLKASIDAFADTVGDLGPVLDVGCGPGTVTGYLAERGLDVSGVDLSPRMVENARRLHPQCRFSVASATELDLDEASLGGVLGWWSLFNLPRDILPQVLALFARALQPGGHFITATHVGEQDKVRTEAYGGVPVRWTTHQWRPEQLIDLIEQAGLRPVAELRLPANEQAGPGVVVMAERPA from the coding sequence ATGACCACACGCCCTGTCGACCGACCTGCCGATCTCGACGTCGTCCGTGAGTCCTATGACCAAGTGGCCGACACCTACGTCCACTTGTTGGCCACGACGGGCATGGGCGACATCCGTCGTCATCCCTGGCTCAAGGCATCGATCGATGCCTTCGCCGACACCGTCGGTGACCTCGGGCCCGTCCTGGACGTCGGCTGCGGTCCCGGCACGGTGACCGGCTACCTCGCCGAGCGCGGACTCGACGTATCCGGGGTGGACCTCTCACCCCGCATGGTCGAAAACGCGCGCCGTCTGCATCCGCAGTGCCGCTTCAGCGTTGCCTCCGCCACCGAGCTCGACCTCGATGAAGCGTCCCTCGGCGGCGTGCTCGGGTGGTGGTCACTGTTCAATCTCCCCCGCGACATCCTGCCGCAGGTCCTGGCCCTGTTCGCGCGCGCCCTGCAGCCGGGCGGGCACTTCATCACCGCCACCCACGTCGGCGAACAGGACAAGGTGCGCACCGAGGCGTATGGAGGAGTGCCCGTTCGCTGGACCACACATCAGTGGCGGCCCGAACAGCTCATCGACCTGATCGAGCAGGCCGGCCTCCGCCCCGTCGCCGAACTCCGCCTCCCCGCGAACGAGCAGGCCGGGCCGGGCGTGGTCGTCATGGCCGAGCGCCCTGCCTAG
- a CDS encoding SDR family oxidoreductase, with amino-acid sequence MLLSGKTAIVHGGSGAVGAAVARAFAREGAAVHLTGRSVPPLDDVARRIRGDGGVAHVAQLDATDREAADHHADAVAAAGSGIDICFNATANDDLQGSPLVDMAVADVIRPVTKAVTTTLTTATAAARHMIHRGSGVLLVMAGGRETIPDLGGSHIAWSALTGVCRQLAAELGPQGIRVAWLLSPGSPTPGGENRADDGALLTERPSYDDVANAAVFAASDWARTMTATELNLTGGLVPD; translated from the coding sequence GTGCTGCTCTCCGGCAAGACGGCTATCGTCCATGGCGGTTCCGGAGCGGTGGGGGCGGCTGTTGCTCGCGCCTTCGCTCGCGAAGGCGCTGCCGTACACCTCACCGGACGATCCGTGCCGCCCCTCGACGACGTCGCACGGCGCATCCGAGGCGATGGCGGGGTCGCTCACGTCGCACAGTTGGACGCGACGGACCGCGAGGCCGCCGACCACCATGCCGACGCGGTCGCGGCTGCGGGCAGCGGCATCGACATCTGCTTCAACGCCACGGCCAACGACGACTTGCAGGGCAGCCCGCTGGTCGACATGGCCGTCGCGGATGTGATCCGCCCGGTCACGAAGGCGGTGACGACCACGCTCACCACGGCCACTGCCGCGGCCCGTCACATGATCCACCGTGGAAGCGGTGTCCTGCTCGTCATGGCCGGAGGCCGCGAGACCATCCCCGACCTGGGTGGTTCGCACATCGCGTGGTCCGCCCTCACGGGCGTCTGCCGGCAACTCGCGGCGGAACTCGGTCCGCAGGGCATCCGCGTCGCCTGGCTGCTCTCACCCGGTTCTCCCACACCCGGCGGGGAGAACCGTGCCGATGACGGGGCACTCCTGACCGAGCGCCCAAGCTACGACGACGTGGCCAACGCCGCGGTCTTCGCCGCCTCCGACTGGGCCCGCACGATGACCGCCACCGAGCTCAATCTCACCGGCGGCCTCGTACCGGACTGA